GCGCTGGGTTCAAGCTGTATTCCGTGTTGGTAGTGGAATATCTGGAGGGAAAACCGAAAGCAAGGTGAAATTCCTTGGTAAGGATAATGATAAACCTGAAATACCAAAAATTAACCTTGAAGACTCTGCAAATGAGACAGAAGTTGACATATCTGAGGGGATGGCTCTTGAAATGTTTGGTATTTCATCTCCTAAGGAGGAGGTATGAATGTTCATTCACTTGTAGTGCTAATTCCTTACTGTTGTTATGAGAGGTACAGAAATTGCAAGGATAATAACAAGAGTTAATAGTTCCAGAAGGCAGTGTGACTAACATTTGTGGTTTTATGCATTAACACTGACATTATAGTTGAGTAATCATGACCTATGTATATATGTAGTGCTCAACTGTTCATGCATTGATCCAGGAGTGGCATTAGATCCTTTTTATTGTTCAAATAAACCACTTTCGTGCTGTATCTCATCAAATTTACTTTTGGGAGCTGATCTGAGTTTATAGATGCAGGTTCTGATTAAATAGTAATTTccatttttcaaagattgatacTTTAGTCAAGTTGAATTAGGGATGGCAGTTGTCAAATTTCCTCCATTATGGGTAGCATATTATAATATGAACCAGGTGGTTAGTCGTAATTGATTCAGAAATATGAAGTTGGGTCACTGGATCCCATGAAAGCTTGTATAAAGTAATTTTAAATGTTCCAAAATTTTGTCCGCCAGTCACTGACTTGCATACTTATTGCCAACATTCTAGAATCTTGATGTCATCTCCAGATACTATTCTTTCAAGATAAAGGTCCTCTCAAAAGAGTATCAGCATACCTGCAAATCAACTGGCTTAATGTTATGGGAATCAGCTCGGCTTATGGCTTCTGTGCTGGCTGCTAACCAGACCATTGTTTCAGGAAGAAGTGTTCTAGAGCTGGGTTGTGGATGTGCGGGCATTTGCTCCATGGTTGCTGCTAGATCTGCTAACCTTGTGGTTGCCACTGATGGAGACATAAAAACACTCGATCTGTTAAAACAGAATCTCGTTTTGAATCTTCAACCACCAACTCTTGCAAGTCTAATAACAAAAAGGCTTGAGTGGGGAAACAGAGATGATGTAGAGTCCATCAAGAGGCTAAATGACAGAGGTTTCGATGTCATAATAGGCACAGATGTCACTTATATTGCTGAAGCAATTTCTCCTTTGTTTGCAACTGCAAAAGAGCTTATCCGATCCAGTAGAGGCGATGAGGAGGATAGAACACCAGCTCTAATTCTTTGTCATGTCTTGCGCAGAGTTGATGAACCATCTATACTTTCAGCAGCGTCCGAATTTGGTTTCAGGTTGGTGGATAAGTGGCCTAATGCACTAACCTCAACTAGTACATTTCAGGACATAATCCAAAGTTGGTTCTCAGATGGCAGCCTTGAAACTTGTGTTCCTACCACTGCATTGAATATTCTGTATTTCCACAAGTTGTAGGTTCAGATCTTGGAGGAATTTTGTTATTTGCATCCAGGGAAAGGGGAAATGTTCCAGAAAGCTGGTCAAGAGTCATCCGGTCCTGATTCTTGGACCTTCAAGGCTTCAAGCATTGAATCTGTGTTTCATGTTTGTGCATTGCTTATATATGCTAATTGAAGCTGAAGCTGTTCTTATAGGAAAGGATAATGAAGCCATTCTCTCTTGGATGCAAGTTTTCCCTAGtcccaaatatttatttacaagaTTCAGGAAGGTTTAATTGTCCAAAATGAGTCATGTATACTTGATATTGGTGAGTTATAGTGAAGCTCCTGTTTCTCTTGAATGCATGCATGTTTTATCTGGCAAATTGTGTGTTTTTGAGAATATTTACGACGAACAAATAACTACTGGAGGTTCTGGCTCACAGAAAATAACATGataattcataattcatatatgaGAACAAATaactttgacttctgatttctgttatttctgctattatttattactttctatgctttgattactcaactttacctgtgacgctttcattatttattaattatttatttaatcgttatttgttattagtctttatttatttgttatctattcgttatttgtttgttgtttttctcataaagcttttaattttctattcttatctaacattttttatgcatttatgcttttactgagccgagggtctccaggaaacagccgtcctaccttggtaggagtaaggtctgcgtacattctaccctccccagaccccatggtgtgggatttcactgggttgttgttgttgttgttgttgttgtatatatgagaTCAAATCACGTCATGTATGAAGAGAAAAAGTTTACCTCAAGGAATATCTTACATGAACAAATGGCTTTCAAGGCTTGTCATGCTAAATTCCTTCCCATCATATTTCTTTTAAGCAATCCATTTCGGATATTTTTGTTTCTGTTATTTACATGccaatttcaaattttatacttTTGTATATATCATTCTTACTTGTAAGTACCCATAGTCATATAGGATTAGTGGGTACATTTGAAATTTGGATCCACATGTAGTTAACATACCCTAATATTACTTAATGATCAACTAATTTAATTAGCATACCGTAATTTGTGTTGTCTATAATTTTTTGTCAGCATATACAAGTTAAATTCTTTGCCAAATAGAATAAACAAAGAGAAACACAAAGAGAGTGAGAAGTGCTCAGCTAATTAATTAAGTAGACGTATTCTTGTTTCTTAGAGAGGCTCTTATCATAACTAACCAAAGCCTCATGCACGCATTGCCTTTTACCTACCTAATTAAATTCTCTATTAAAAACAACAATCCTACCCCTAAACAAAGGGCAGAGTTTTCAGATCAAAGGGGAAGTCTGTTTtagttcctttttttttttaaaatttttataaatcTGCATAGTTTCTGTTTATTTAAGAATTTCCTTTGAAAATTTGCTGAAATGTTGGACAATGAAAACATCGGTTAAACATAGCTATCAACTGAAGTTTATTTGTGTGgtgtcttttgcttttttgcTTTTTTACTTTAATGCTTTTTAATTTAGTCTCCCTTTTGTTGTCATCcttgttttcttttgttttgttcaGTCAGAAAAGGAGAAACATGATCTATATATTTTGTCATTCcttgttttttttctctctttgttttgAGCTGTCTATTTACTTGAAAAAAGACTGACTTGATAAGTGATTTCATAAGCatttcatttgtgggaagaggACATACACTTTTCACTTTAGTATATTGTTTTGATCTGCTGGTGAAAATTTACCCTTTTGCCGAATTAGTTAGTCCTATTATaatctttgttttttttctcccaaatagGAAACATGGAACTTATGCATCTAATGGAGAGGCTTAGGCCTATTATGGGC
The genomic region above belongs to Solanum dulcamara chromosome 5, daSolDulc1.2, whole genome shotgun sequence and contains:
- the LOC129889215 gene encoding uncharacterized protein LOC129889215, with the translated sequence MEETKQPPAQKIQIYPTSTGEISPFWREKYERDAKKYWDIFYKRHQDKFFKDRHYLDKEWGQYFSGTDEKVILEVGCGAGNTIFPLLATIPNIFVHACDFSPRAVNLVKSHKDFDDARVNAFVIDPTVDDLIQHISPSSVDVVTMIFVLSAVSPEKMPLMLQNIRKVLKKDGCVLFRDYATGDLAQERLTSKEQKISDNFYVRGDGTRAFYFSDEFLLNLFNENGFDAKEHILCFKQVENRSRELVMNRRWVQAVFRVGSGISGGKTESKVKFLGKDNDKPEIPKINLEDSANETEVDISEGMALEMFGISSPKEENLDVISRYYSFKIKVLSKEYQHTCKSTGLMLWESARLMASVLAANQTIVSGRSVLELGCGCAGICSMVAARSANLVVATDGDIKTLDLLKQNLVLNLQPPTLASLITKRLEWGNRDDVESIKRLNDRGFDVIIGTDVTYIAEAISPLFATAKELIRSSRGDEEDRTPALILCHVLRRVDEPSILSAASEFGFRLVDKWPNALTSTSTFQDIIQSWFSDGSLETCVPTTALNILYFHKL